The following are encoded in a window of Thalassotalea insulae genomic DNA:
- a CDS encoding YceI family protein, with amino-acid sequence MKKLLWLSTFLLAFPVFANWQLDKQNSVVSFTTFKKEHIAENHRFHNLNANVSAQGQVELTIDLTSVDTNIAIRDQRMKEHLFNVNSFPTAMFTAQLEQKVLQQLTSDSSQMLTLKGKIELHGQTQAVSVEVLVSKMANGFLVTSLAPLLIKAQDFELVTGINKLMELAKLPSISHTVPVSFTLSFTRE; translated from the coding sequence ATGAAAAAATTACTTTGGCTTAGCACATTCTTATTGGCTTTTCCTGTGTTTGCCAATTGGCAGCTTGATAAGCAAAACTCTGTGGTTAGTTTTACTACCTTTAAAAAGGAACATATCGCAGAAAATCATCGTTTTCATAACCTTAATGCTAATGTCTCAGCACAGGGACAGGTCGAGTTAACAATCGATTTAACCAGTGTTGATACTAATATAGCCATTCGTGATCAGCGCATGAAAGAGCATCTTTTTAATGTCAATAGCTTTCCAACAGCGATGTTTACAGCGCAGTTAGAGCAAAAGGTACTGCAACAACTAACTTCTGACAGCAGTCAAATGTTAACACTAAAGGGCAAGATAGAGCTTCATGGTCAGACTCAGGCCGTTAGCGTTGAAGTTTTAGTGAGTAAAATGGCAAATGGCTTTTTAGTTACCAGTTTGGCTCCGCTATTAATTAAAGCGCAGGACTTTGAACTAGTAACTGGTATTAATAAATTAATGGAGCTTGCTAAGCTACCCAGTATCAGTCATACCGTACCAGTTAGTTTTACCTTAAGTTTTACTCGTGAGTGA
- a CDS encoding YheU family protein yields MLIPYQSLTADTLNAIIEAFILREGTDYGDHDVAFEEKIAQVHQQLVQNQVVLVYSELYQTVNILPAEQFKSQQITHE; encoded by the coding sequence ATGTTGATCCCTTACCAGTCACTGACAGCCGATACCCTCAATGCCATTATCGAAGCCTTTATTTTACGTGAAGGGACAGATTATGGAGACCATGATGTTGCTTTTGAAGAAAAGATTGCACAAGTCCATCAGCAACTTGTGCAAAATCAGGTAGTTTTGGTGTATTCAGAACTGTATCAAACCGTTAATATTTTACCCGCTGAACAATTCAAATCCCAACAAATCACTCACGAGTAA
- a CDS encoding flagellin encodes MALSINQSSPALSVIDRLSKEREEKDEKLASGKRINSAADDAAGLQIASRLTSQIDGYQQLSYNAQDQVNTNNVQEGQLSSISEGLQRANVLSIQSANPLSDNNAIQGEFDQITEQINTVAGEALGDPNFLAGLDASDPEATQAALETALTAINENAAALGANSNALSSQSVSYETTRVNVSASRSRIEDTDFAKTTAEQQQVSTLLQTAIINKKDEDSRKGLLINQLI; translated from the coding sequence ATGGCTTTATCTATTAATCAATCTTCTCCAGCACTAAGTGTTATCGATCGACTTAGCAAAGAGCGAGAGGAAAAAGACGAAAAATTAGCGTCTGGTAAACGTATTAATAGTGCTGCCGATGATGCTGCGGGTCTGCAAATAGCCAGTAGATTGACTTCGCAAATCGATGGTTACCAACAGCTTAGTTATAATGCCCAGGATCAAGTTAACACCAATAATGTCCAGGAAGGACAGTTATCTTCGATTTCTGAAGGGCTACAACGAGCCAATGTGTTATCCATTCAATCAGCGAATCCTTTAAGTGATAATAATGCTATTCAGGGTGAATTTGACCAAATCACAGAACAAATCAACACCGTAGCCGGCGAAGCATTAGGCGATCCAAATTTCCTTGCTGGCCTTGATGCTAGTGATCCTGAAGCAACACAAGCTGCACTAGAAACGGCGCTTACTGCTATCAATGAAAACGCTGCGGCTTTAGGTGCAAATAGTAACGCCCTAAGTAGCCAGTCTGTCAGTTATGAAACCACACGAGTCAATGTCTCGGCATCACGTTCACGTATTGAAGATACAGATTTTGCTAAGACAACCGCAGAGCAACAACAAGTTTCCACGTTATTACAAACAGCAATTATTAATAAAAAAGACGAAGATTCCCGTAAGGGCTTGTTGATCAATCAATTGATCTAG
- a CDS encoding DUF3149 domain-containing protein, whose translation MNVFDMLINDPVVLISFIGLAIVLGICGFYVYYFLKNIENSH comes from the coding sequence ATGAACGTTTTCGATATGTTAATCAATGATCCTGTAGTGTTAATCTCATTCATCGGTTTAGCAATTGTCTTAGGTATCTGTGGTTTTTATGTTTATTACTTTTTAAAAAATATTGAAAACAGTCATTAA
- a CDS encoding tetratricopeptide repeat protein, whose amino-acid sequence MKRLQRAVLVLALTSSASVFSFDGDLELGIFQLNRGEFKAAIAEFEPLLAEQYAPAQYQMAMIHLNGWGVKKDPQKAFELLTLAAAQNYPDALFSLSVMYSEGEVVDKDLKTAFVLMEKAANKNLASAQFNLGVMYADGIGVNKNSKRAVTWYKKAARQNYALAQFNLALMYFEGRGVKKDLNMSYVWNYIAAKSGYKPAEKSRDMDEHKLSIEDIKTGRERAESLHEQILEQIDLRAKKASQASY is encoded by the coding sequence ATGAAAAGATTACAACGAGCAGTACTGGTTCTTGCACTAACTTCAAGTGCATCAGTTTTTAGTTTTGACGGTGATTTAGAGTTAGGTATTTTTCAATTAAACCGTGGTGAGTTTAAAGCAGCGATAGCAGAATTTGAACCACTGTTAGCAGAACAATATGCCCCGGCGCAATATCAAATGGCAATGATCCATTTAAACGGCTGGGGTGTGAAAAAAGACCCACAAAAAGCCTTTGAATTATTAACTTTAGCGGCAGCCCAAAATTACCCTGACGCATTATTTTCTCTATCGGTGATGTACAGTGAGGGAGAAGTTGTCGATAAAGATCTAAAAACGGCTTTTGTGCTAATGGAAAAGGCTGCCAATAAAAATTTAGCCAGTGCACAATTTAATCTAGGAGTGATGTATGCCGATGGTATCGGCGTCAATAAAAATTCTAAGCGTGCAGTCACCTGGTATAAGAAAGCGGCCAGACAGAACTATGCGTTAGCACAATTTAATTTAGCACTGATGTATTTTGAAGGACGTGGCGTTAAGAAAGATCTTAATATGTCTTACGTATGGAATTATATTGCCGCTAAAAGTGGCTATAAGCCAGCTGAGAAAAGTAGAGACATGGATGAACATAAACTCAGTATTGAAGACATCAAAACAGGTCGAGAGCGCGCAGAATCACTCCATGAGCAGATTCTTGAACAAATAGACTTAAGAGCGAAAAAAGCCAGTCAAGCGAGTTATTAA
- a CDS encoding ATP-binding cassette domain-containing protein has translation MITAVDLSLDRGIKNLISRSSFTIHPNHKVGLVGANGCGKSSLFSALLGQLQPDAGELSMPSTWKIATVKQETPALEKSALEYVIDGDQEFRELEQQLTEARANNDGNLEATLINQIDIIHGYSLPARAGELLHGLGFLQEQLGQPVKAFSGGWRMRLNLAQALISRSDLLLLDEPTNHLDLDAVIWLQNWLKRFTGTLVLISHDRDFLDDVVSQILHIERQTAKLYSGNYSSFERQRAEQLAQQDAQYQKQQKEVAHLTAFVDRFRAKASKAKQAQSRLKRLQKLPDLAPAHVDSQFTFSFEKPDYMPYPLLSLENANCGYSQDIKILDQTNISLVPGSRIGLLGRNGAGKSTLIKSLAGDIHILDGTRYCAQELRIGYFSQHQLEQLHMSSNAIEHIIRAKPEFGELQARTFLGRFGFSGDQSLSAVNTMSGGEKARLVLALIVLDKPQLLLLDEPTNHLDLEMRQALVLALQEFNGAIILIAHDRYLLESCVDEFYLVANGKVSEFSGDIDDYQQWLNDDKKINIQGDKITTSDTSLDKKQQRKQQAELRKKAAPLKKQAQQYERKVTQWQQELDQVEQVLADTEIYQEQHKSRLSELLKQQAKLKQKISENETHWLELEEQIEEIMSQH, from the coding sequence ATGATCACCGCAGTCGACCTAAGCTTAGACCGAGGCATTAAAAACTTAATTAGCCGTTCAAGTTTTACTATCCACCCTAACCATAAAGTGGGCTTAGTTGGGGCAAATGGCTGTGGCAAGTCTTCTTTATTTTCCGCATTATTAGGACAGCTGCAACCTGATGCCGGCGAGCTATCAATGCCGTCTACCTGGAAAATAGCAACGGTTAAACAAGAAACGCCTGCACTAGAAAAATCTGCATTGGAGTATGTCATTGATGGTGATCAAGAATTTCGTGAGTTAGAGCAGCAACTGACAGAAGCAAGAGCTAACAACGATGGCAATTTAGAAGCAACACTGATTAATCAGATAGATATCATTCATGGTTACAGTCTGCCCGCTCGAGCTGGCGAGTTACTGCATGGCTTAGGCTTTTTGCAAGAACAACTTGGTCAACCGGTAAAAGCATTTTCCGGTGGCTGGCGCATGCGATTAAACTTAGCTCAAGCACTGATCAGTCGCAGTGATTTATTGTTGCTGGATGAGCCGACTAACCACCTCGACTTAGATGCGGTTATTTGGTTACAGAACTGGTTGAAACGTTTTACCGGTACGCTAGTATTAATTTCACATGATCGTGATTTTCTTGACGATGTCGTCAGCCAAATTCTTCATATCGAACGACAAACCGCCAAACTTTATAGCGGTAACTATAGTTCGTTTGAACGCCAGCGAGCAGAGCAATTGGCACAACAAGATGCCCAATATCAAAAACAACAAAAAGAAGTGGCTCATTTAACCGCTTTTGTCGATCGCTTTCGCGCTAAAGCTAGTAAAGCAAAACAGGCACAAAGTCGATTAAAGCGCTTGCAAAAATTACCGGATTTAGCACCAGCACATGTCGATAGCCAGTTTACGTTTAGTTTTGAAAAGCCAGATTATATGCCTTATCCGCTTCTGTCATTAGAAAATGCTAATTGTGGTTATAGCCAAGATATTAAAATACTTGATCAAACCAATATTTCCTTGGTACCGGGAAGCCGTATTGGCTTACTCGGTCGCAATGGCGCCGGTAAATCAACACTAATCAAATCGCTGGCTGGCGATATACATATACTCGATGGTACTCGTTATTGTGCACAGGAATTACGTATCGGTTACTTTTCTCAACACCAGTTGGAACAACTGCATATGAGCTCGAATGCGATTGAACATATTATTCGTGCTAAACCTGAATTTGGGGAGCTTCAGGCCCGCACTTTTTTAGGACGCTTTGGCTTTAGTGGCGATCAGTCATTATCAGCAGTCAATACGATGTCAGGTGGAGAAAAAGCACGACTGGTACTAGCACTAATAGTATTAGACAAGCCACAATTGCTGCTGTTGGATGAGCCAACCAACCATTTAGATCTGGAAATGCGTCAAGCGTTAGTACTGGCATTACAGGAATTTAACGGTGCAATTATTCTTATCGCTCACGACAGGTACTTATTAGAGTCCTGCGTCGATGAATTTTATTTAGTCGCTAACGGTAAAGTCAGCGAATTTTCAGGTGATATTGATGACTATCAGCAATGGCTTAACGACGATAAGAAAATCAACATTCAAGGCGATAAAATAACTACCTCAGACACCAGCTTGGATAAAAAGCAACAACGCAAACAACAAGCAGAGTTAAGAAAAAAAGCTGCGCCATTAAAAAAGCAAGCTCAGCAATATGAGCGAAAGGTTACTCAGTGGCAACAGGAACTAGATCAAGTCGAGCAAGTACTGGCGGACACAGAGATCTATCAAGAACAACATAAATCTCGCCTGTCGGAATTGTTAAAACAGCAAGCAAAACTTAAACAGAAAATCTCAGAGAACGAAACGCATTGGCTTGAATTAGAAGAACAAATTGAAGAAATAATGTCACAACATTAA
- a CDS encoding YheV family putative zinc ribbon protein: protein MKKRFIAGAVCPKCQAMDTMALTKENDVETVTCVNCGEQMTQPEEQVEKATRQHEQVIGVFKP, encoded by the coding sequence GTGAAAAAAAGGTTTATAGCTGGTGCGGTGTGCCCTAAATGTCAGGCAATGGACACTATGGCGTTAACAAAAGAAAATGATGTCGAAACTGTCACTTGTGTTAATTGTGGTGAACAGATGACTCAGCCAGAAGAGCAAGTTGAAAAAGCAACACGCCAGCACGAACAAGTGATAGGGGTTTTTAAGCCTTAA
- a CDS encoding SlyX family protein, with product MANQSSLTIEQLEQSIEALESRNAFQDDVIEQLNHELAVHQEEITNLKLQLKLIATRLKEAQPNMSDKQELEPPPPHY from the coding sequence ATGGCGAACCAGTCTTCCCTGACAATAGAACAGCTAGAACAAAGTATTGAAGCGCTTGAATCAAGAAATGCCTTTCAAGACGATGTTATTGAACAATTAAATCATGAACTTGCAGTGCACCAAGAAGAAATTACTAACCTAAAACTGCAATTAAAGCTTATCGCAACCAGACTTAAAGAAGCTCAGCCAAACATGTCAGATAAGCAAGAATTAGAACCACCTCCGCCACACTATTAA
- a CDS encoding WD40 repeat domain-containing protein has product MTICKQKRYSVILVLLCLSLLACHPAGQKPVIRWQHAVEGAYAANISNDGTLSVVSSIHHGISLWDIENNALKFNWSQQQDTADNLVLAADIADNNSHVLTASRTNFSLWNTTTGKSEGYWQIGSSNIRDIAVANNGKYILIGKSDGKVVHLAPKTGRRIEFLGHQEKVNSVDMLPNGRIAISGSNDFVAYVWDTESGQVIYRFNHPSRVTTVALDPKGRYAFSADSKKSANIWDLTNGQLVSQLKYTNRQEVFSAVGFSADGQYLVTGAPSRKVSIWEVASGKRLDSWRVTPRDDIRPAGAVVYSVAFSDNGLILTESSSGYAESWRTSLP; this is encoded by the coding sequence TTGACTATTTGTAAACAGAAACGATATTCAGTCATTTTAGTACTACTCTGTTTATCTTTACTTGCCTGCCACCCCGCAGGACAAAAGCCGGTGATCCGTTGGCAACATGCGGTTGAAGGGGCTTATGCGGCTAATATTTCCAACGATGGAACTTTAAGTGTTGTTTCGTCAATTCATCACGGTATCAGCTTATGGGATATCGAAAATAATGCATTAAAATTCAACTGGTCTCAGCAACAAGATACCGCCGATAATCTAGTGTTAGCCGCCGATATTGCTGACAATAACAGCCATGTATTAACCGCCAGCAGAACTAATTTTTCTCTGTGGAATACCACCACAGGAAAATCTGAAGGCTACTGGCAAATCGGCAGCTCCAATATTCGCGATATCGCCGTTGCTAATAATGGTAAATATATCTTAATTGGCAAAAGTGACGGTAAAGTAGTGCACCTTGCACCAAAAACAGGTCGTCGAATCGAATTCTTAGGTCATCAGGAAAAGGTCAATTCCGTTGATATGCTACCTAATGGCCGCATCGCTATTTCAGGTTCAAACGATTTCGTTGCTTACGTCTGGGACACCGAAAGCGGTCAAGTTATCTACCGGTTTAATCACCCGAGTCGGGTCACTACGGTAGCATTAGACCCGAAAGGCCGCTACGCCTTCAGCGCCGACAGCAAAAAATCAGCAAATATCTGGGACCTGACTAATGGTCAATTAGTCAGCCAGTTAAAATACACCAACCGCCAAGAAGTATTTAGCGCAGTGGGCTTCTCCGCAGACGGTCAATATTTAGTTACTGGCGCACCATCACGTAAAGTGAGTATCTGGGAAGTAGCAAGTGGCAAACGCCTTGACAGTTGGCGAGTAACTCCCCGCGATGATATTCGTCCCGCCGGGGCAGTTGTTTATAGCGTCGCTTTTAGCGATAATGGCCTGATATTAACTGAATCATCATCTGGATATGCAGAATCATGGCGAACCAGTCTTCCCTGA
- a CDS encoding FKBP-type peptidyl-prolyl cis-trans isomerase — translation MKLFKPTLVAMALVSVIGCQQEAKQEEKAPVLDTEVQKQAYGLGASIGMFTQRNLSEQEKLGLTLDQTLILRGFKDSLAGKSVIEKEEIQALMMNLEQSMKTKQQEAATKAAEASLAEGQKFLEENAKKEGVQVTESGIQYVVLAEGEGEKPQATDTVKVHYRGTFLNGEEFDSSYSRNQPAVFPLNRVIAGWTEGVQLMSVGSKFKFTIPSDLAYGPNGNPPRIPGNSVLEFEIELLEIQKAEEPAKVGDAATQ, via the coding sequence ATGAAATTGTTTAAACCCACTTTAGTGGCAATGGCTCTTGTTTCAGTAATTGGTTGCCAACAAGAAGCAAAACAAGAAGAAAAAGCGCCAGTATTAGACACAGAAGTGCAAAAACAAGCGTATGGGTTAGGGGCATCTATCGGTATGTTCACACAACGTAATTTGTCTGAGCAAGAGAAACTTGGTTTAACCTTAGATCAAACCTTGATCCTTCGTGGCTTTAAAGACAGCTTAGCGGGTAAGTCAGTAATTGAAAAAGAAGAAATTCAAGCTTTGATGATGAATTTAGAGCAAAGCATGAAAACTAAGCAACAAGAAGCGGCGACTAAAGCGGCAGAAGCAAGCTTAGCTGAAGGGCAAAAATTCCTTGAAGAAAATGCCAAGAAAGAAGGCGTTCAGGTAACTGAATCAGGTATTCAGTACGTCGTACTTGCTGAAGGCGAAGGTGAAAAACCGCAAGCAACGGATACGGTAAAAGTTCACTATCGTGGCACATTCTTAAACGGTGAAGAGTTTGATAGTTCATACAGCCGCAATCAACCGGCAGTATTCCCATTAAACCGTGTTATTGCTGGCTGGACTGAAGGTGTTCAGTTAATGTCAGTGGGTTCTAAATTCAAGTTTACTATTCCTTCTGATTTAGCATACGGACCAAATGGTAACCCACCTCGTATTCCGGGTAATTCAGTCTTGGAATTTGAAATTGAATTATTAGAAATTCAAAAAGCGGAAGAGCCAGCTAAAGTTGGTGACGCAGCTACTCAATAA
- a CDS encoding S1/P1 nuclease, whose protein sequence is MKRRLSLLLLLSISILSTPSWALGKLGHQLVCQLSFELLPPANQQKVIQLLATLPVKDQAAINRYNHQPKNQIISFADSCTWADAIKREDSFARFKSWHYLNVAREHTGINENSCEKDCLTQAISYHQQQLIKAQDKYEKVAALMFLSHWLGDIHQPLHVSFASDLGGNKNKVIPAVGRCGNLHWYWDECLLYPLNKPEENFDYSTFKHSLYRGLKTALSTAPVKQWRHSTIIDWANESLTIVRSDALQYCHNSGEVCQSNQDQTIKLTNDYHLKYQALLKQRMMQAAVRLSEVLNNSL, encoded by the coding sequence ATGAAAAGACGGTTATCTTTATTATTACTGCTATCGATAAGTATATTATCAACACCAAGCTGGGCACTAGGAAAACTTGGTCATCAGCTAGTGTGCCAGCTAAGCTTCGAACTACTACCCCCTGCTAACCAGCAAAAAGTGATTCAGCTATTAGCTACGCTGCCAGTAAAAGATCAGGCAGCAATTAATCGCTATAACCATCAACCGAAAAATCAGATAATCAGCTTTGCCGATAGTTGCACTTGGGCGGATGCAATAAAAAGAGAAGATAGTTTTGCCCGGTTTAAATCTTGGCATTACTTAAATGTGGCTAGAGAACACACCGGCATTAATGAAAATTCCTGCGAAAAAGACTGCCTCACTCAGGCCATTTCTTATCATCAACAACAATTAATCAAAGCACAAGACAAGTATGAAAAAGTCGCAGCTTTAATGTTTTTAAGCCATTGGCTCGGCGATATTCACCAGCCGCTACATGTCAGTTTTGCCAGCGATTTAGGCGGCAATAAAAACAAGGTGATACCTGCGGTCGGCCGTTGTGGCAATTTGCACTGGTACTGGGATGAGTGCTTACTTTATCCATTAAATAAGCCTGAGGAAAACTTTGATTACTCCACCTTTAAGCACTCACTTTACCGTGGGCTCAAAACCGCATTGAGCACTGCGCCGGTTAAACAGTGGCGTCACAGCACTATTATTGACTGGGCCAATGAGTCATTGACGATAGTTAGAAGTGATGCGCTGCAGTATTGCCATAATAGCGGCGAAGTTTGCCAATCAAATCAAGACCAAACGATTAAATTAACCAACGACTATCATCTGAAATACCAGGCACTGTTAAAACAACGTATGATGCAAGCTGCGGTGAGGCTCAGTGAAGTGCTAAATAACAGTTTATAA